The following is a genomic window from Solidesulfovibrio sp..
AGACCGCGAGGTTTTCGCGCCAGGAGGCATTGGTCCACCACAGCAGGGCTCCGGTCAAAACGGCCGCCGTGGCCATGGCGTACAGGTGCAGGTCGATCCAGCCGCGCGACACGCCAAGCCCCCAGCCTTCGCGTCGGGGCGGCATGTCACCGGCCTCCGCCGGGCGGCGCCACGGCATCGAAGCCCAGCCGCGCCATGTCTTCACGGTACCGGGGCGTGCCGAGAAACTCCCCGAGGGCCGTATCCACGCGCCCGGCAAGCACCCGGTCCTCCTGGCGGAAGGCGAAGGCGCTTTCCCCTTCCGGGGCGCCCGGCTCCTGGGCGAACGGGGAAGCCGGCTCGACCTCTCCCGCAGCCTCGCCCGCGAGGCTGGACACGGTGGGCGCGGAAAGGGCCAGGCCGTCGGCCCGGCCGGCGCGCACGGCGGCCAGGCCGTCGGCCGGGTTGGGCACCACGAACAGACGGTCAAACGGCAGGCCCAGGCGCGAGAGCGCCTGTTGCTCCACCGAACCGTCGAGCACCGCCACCACGGCCGTGGGATGCCTGGCGGCATCGCCGTAGGCATGCAGGTCGAGGGGGTTGCCCCGGCGCACCAGCAGCCCCTGCCTGGTCCGGCTGTAGGGCCGGGAAAAACGCATGCGCCGGGCCCGCTCGGGGGTGATGAAAAGCCCGTTGGCGATCATGTCGATGCGCCCGTCCGCCAGGGCGCCGAAAGCCTCCTGGAAATCCAGGAGCACCCAACGGATGGGGCCGATGCCGGCCTGGCCGAGCACGACCTTGGCCACTTCCGGCCCGGCGCCGGCCACATCTCCCGTCGGGGTGCGGTACGCGTAGGGTGCTTCGATGGAATAGCCCACGCGGATTTCCCCGCCCGCCCAGACCGGGGACGGCGCCCGCCCGCCCGAACGCACATACAACAGGGCCATGGCCCCGCCGACGAGGAAGAAAACCGTGACCGCGACATATCCCAGGGCATTTCGCATGGAAGGATCACCATTCGTCCAAAGGATACACCCATGGCGCGGCGATGGCAACGCGTGCCGGTTTTTTGGGGCGAGCCGTCAAGCGCATGGACAGCCGCCAAGCCATGTTTTATGCAACACAAGCCCACAAGGATTCGCCGGCCCCAAGGACCGCAACGAGGAAGACGCCATGCCCATCGAACTGCGCTGCTTCGCCACCCTGGCCCCCCTGACCCCAGGCAACGCCAACGCCCTCCCCATCGCCCCCGGGGAAACCGTAAGCGCCTTGATCGACCGCCTGGGCATCCCCCGCGACGAAGTCAAAATCGTCTTTGTCAACGGTTCGTCCGCCCCCCTCGACCGGGTGCTGGCCGACGGCGACCGGGTCGGCATCTTTCCGCCCGTGGGCGGCGGCTAGGCACCGGGCAAAGGCGTCAGTCCGGGTTGTCCGGGCAGCGGCCGCAGTCCAGGCCGCAGGGGGCCA
Proteins encoded in this region:
- a CDS encoding transporter substrate-binding domain-containing protein, which produces MRNALGYVAVTVFFLVGGAMALLYVRSGGRAPSPVWAGGEIRVGYSIEAPYAYRTPTGDVAGAGPEVAKVVLGQAGIGPIRWVLLDFQEAFGALADGRIDMIANGLFITPERARRMRFSRPYSRTRQGLLVRRGNPLDLHAYGDAARHPTAVVAVLDGSVEQQALSRLGLPFDRLFVVPNPADGLAAVRAGRADGLALSAPTVSSLAGEAAGEVEPASPFAQEPGAPEGESAFAFRQEDRVLAGRVDTALGEFLGTPRYREDMARLGFDAVAPPGGGR
- a CDS encoding MoaD/ThiS family protein, with the translated sequence MPIELRCFATLAPLTPGNANALPIAPGETVSALIDRLGIPRDEVKIVFVNGSSAPLDRVLADGDRVGIFPPVGGG